One Phalacrocorax carbo chromosome 12, bPhaCar2.1, whole genome shotgun sequence genomic window carries:
- the AS3MT gene encoding arsenite methyltransferase isoform X2: MAAPCGEQIHREVQDYYGKVLQKSEDLKTNACVTSARPLPKAVRDALERIHEEVVARYYGCGLVIPECLASCQILDLGSGSGRDCYLLSQLVGEQGHVTGIDMTEGQVEVAKKHIAYHMDKFGYQKPNVEFLHGYMEKLGDAGLADESYDIIISNCVINLSPDKRAVLQEVYRVLKPGGEMYFSDVYASQRLNEAVRKHRVLWGECLAGALYWRDLYSIAEEVGFSPPCLVTASPITIGNKELEDIVGDCRFVSATFRLFKVPGSSRARPSQVIYNGGIVGHERELLFDANFTFKEGEVVDVDAEMAAILQSSRFAEEFLIRDSGANTATPQGCCRKEVKAGEDL, encoded by the exons GATTACTATGGCAAAGTGCTGCAGAAGTCAGAGGACCTGAAAACCAACGCTTGTGTCACCTCAGCCAGGCCCCTTCCCAAGGCAGTTAGAGATGCTCTGGAGCGTATCCATGAGGAGGTGGTGGCCAG GTACTATGGCTGCGGTCTGGTGATCCCTGAGTGCCTGGCGTCATGCCAGATCCTGGACCTgggcagcggcagcggcagAGACTGCTACCTGCTGAGCCAGCTGGTCGGGGAGCAGGGCCATGTCACTGGGATAGACATGACCGAGGGCCAG GTCGAGGTGGCGAAGAAGCACATTGCCTACCACATGGACAAGTTTGGCTACCAAAAGCCAAATGTGGAGTTCCTTCATGGTTACATGGAGAAGCTGGGTGATGCTGGCCTGGCAGATGAGAGCTATGATATTATCAT ATCCAACTGTGTGATCAACCTCTCTCCCGACAAGAGGGCCGTGCTGCAGGAGGTCTACCGCGTGCTGAAG CCCGGGGGAGAGATGTACTTCAGCGATGTCTACGCCAGCCAGCGCCTGAACGAGGCCGTCCGGAAGcacagggtgctgtggg GGGAATGCCTGGCGGGAGCCCTGTACTGGAGAGATCTGTACAGCATCGCTGAGGAGGTGGGGTTCAGCCCCCCATGCCTGGTCACCGCCAGCCCCATCACCATTGGTAACAAGGAGCTGGAGGACATTGTTG GCGACTGCCGCTTTGTCTCTGCAACCTTCCGACTGTTCAAGGTGCCGGGTAGCAGCCGGGCGAGGCCGAGCCAAGTCATCTACAACGGTGGGATCGTGGGACACGAGCGAGAGCTGCTGTTTGACGCCAACTTCACCTTCAAG gaaggagaggtggtggatgtgGATGCCGAGATGGCCGCGATCTTGCAGAGCTCTAGGTTTGCGGAGGAGTTCCTCATCCGAGACAGTGGGGCCAACACTGCCACACCGCAGGGCTGCTGTCGCAAGGAAGTGAAGGCTG GAGAAGATCTGTGA
- the AS3MT gene encoding arsenite methyltransferase isoform X1, whose amino-acid sequence MAAPCGEQIHREVQDYYGKVLQKSEDLKTNACVTSARPLPKAVRDALERIHEEVVARYYGCGLVIPECLASCQILDLGSGSGRDCYLLSQLVGEQGHVTGIDMTEGQVEVAKKHIAYHMDKFGYQKPNVEFLHGYMEKLGDAGLADESYDIIISNCVINLSPDKRAVLQEVYRVLKPGGEMYFSDVYASQRLNEAVRKHRVLWGECLAGALYWRDLYSIAEEVGFSPPCLVTASPITIGNKELEDIVGDCRFVSATFRLFKVPGSSRARPSQVIYNGGIVGHERELLFDANFTFKEGEVVDVDAEMAAILQSSRFAEEFLIRDSGANTATPQGCCRKEVKEKICDPFQLLELLAAPGSACRPSGTCGPPGCC is encoded by the exons GATTACTATGGCAAAGTGCTGCAGAAGTCAGAGGACCTGAAAACCAACGCTTGTGTCACCTCAGCCAGGCCCCTTCCCAAGGCAGTTAGAGATGCTCTGGAGCGTATCCATGAGGAGGTGGTGGCCAG GTACTATGGCTGCGGTCTGGTGATCCCTGAGTGCCTGGCGTCATGCCAGATCCTGGACCTgggcagcggcagcggcagAGACTGCTACCTGCTGAGCCAGCTGGTCGGGGAGCAGGGCCATGTCACTGGGATAGACATGACCGAGGGCCAG GTCGAGGTGGCGAAGAAGCACATTGCCTACCACATGGACAAGTTTGGCTACCAAAAGCCAAATGTGGAGTTCCTTCATGGTTACATGGAGAAGCTGGGTGATGCTGGCCTGGCAGATGAGAGCTATGATATTATCAT ATCCAACTGTGTGATCAACCTCTCTCCCGACAAGAGGGCCGTGCTGCAGGAGGTCTACCGCGTGCTGAAG CCCGGGGGAGAGATGTACTTCAGCGATGTCTACGCCAGCCAGCGCCTGAACGAGGCCGTCCGGAAGcacagggtgctgtggg GGGAATGCCTGGCGGGAGCCCTGTACTGGAGAGATCTGTACAGCATCGCTGAGGAGGTGGGGTTCAGCCCCCCATGCCTGGTCACCGCCAGCCCCATCACCATTGGTAACAAGGAGCTGGAGGACATTGTTG GCGACTGCCGCTTTGTCTCTGCAACCTTCCGACTGTTCAAGGTGCCGGGTAGCAGCCGGGCGAGGCCGAGCCAAGTCATCTACAACGGTGGGATCGTGGGACACGAGCGAGAGCTGCTGTTTGACGCCAACTTCACCTTCAAG gaaggagaggtggtggatgtgGATGCCGAGATGGCCGCGATCTTGCAGAGCTCTAGGTTTGCGGAGGAGTTCCTCATCCGAGACAGTGGGGCCAACACTGCCACACCGCAGGGCTGCTGTCGCAAGGAAGTGAAG GAGAAGATCTGTGACCCcttccagctgctggagctgctggcggcCCCAGGTTCTGCCTGCCGTCCCAGTGGCACCTGTGGCCCCCCGGGGTGCTGCTGA
- the AS3MT gene encoding arsenite methyltransferase isoform X3: MAAPCGEQIHREVQDYYGKVLQKSEDLKTNACVTSARPLPKAVRDALERIHEEVVARYYGCGLVIPECLASCQILDLGSGSGRDCYLLSQLVGEQGHVTGIDMTEGQVEVAKKHIAYHMDKFGYQKPNVEFLHGYMEKLGDAGLADESYDIIISNCVINLSPDKRAVLQEVYRVLKGNAWREPCTGEICTASLRRWGSAPHAWSPPAPSPLVTRSWRTLLATAALSLQPSDCSRCRVAAGRGRAKSSTTVGSWDTSESCCLTPTSPSRKERWWMWMPRWPRSCRALGLRRSSSSETVGPTLPHRRAAVARK; encoded by the exons GATTACTATGGCAAAGTGCTGCAGAAGTCAGAGGACCTGAAAACCAACGCTTGTGTCACCTCAGCCAGGCCCCTTCCCAAGGCAGTTAGAGATGCTCTGGAGCGTATCCATGAGGAGGTGGTGGCCAG GTACTATGGCTGCGGTCTGGTGATCCCTGAGTGCCTGGCGTCATGCCAGATCCTGGACCTgggcagcggcagcggcagAGACTGCTACCTGCTGAGCCAGCTGGTCGGGGAGCAGGGCCATGTCACTGGGATAGACATGACCGAGGGCCAG GTCGAGGTGGCGAAGAAGCACATTGCCTACCACATGGACAAGTTTGGCTACCAAAAGCCAAATGTGGAGTTCCTTCATGGTTACATGGAGAAGCTGGGTGATGCTGGCCTGGCAGATGAGAGCTATGATATTATCAT ATCCAACTGTGTGATCAACCTCTCTCCCGACAAGAGGGCCGTGCTGCAGGAGGTCTACCGCGTGCTGAAG GGGAATGCCTGGCGGGAGCCCTGTACTGGAGAGATCTGTACAGCATCGCTGAGGAGGTGGGGTTCAGCCCCCCATGCCTGGTCACCGCCAGCCCCATCACCATTGGTAACAAGGAGCTGGAGGACATTGTTG GCGACTGCCGCTTTGTCTCTGCAACCTTCCGACTGTTCAAGGTGCCGGGTAGCAGCCGGGCGAGGCCGAGCCAAGTCATCTACAACGGTGGGATCGTGGGACACGAGCGAGAGCTGCTGTTTGACGCCAACTTCACCTTCAAG gaaggagaggtggtggatgtgGATGCCGAGATGGCCGCGATCTTGCAGAGCTCTAGGTTTGCGGAGGAGTTCCTCATCCGAGACAGTGGGGCCAACACTGCCACACCGCAGGGCTGCTGTCGCAAGGAAGTGA